The genomic interval GGGATGGTCGCCGATGCGATGGGAACGACGACGCTGAGCGGCGATGATCGCTGGTGGGCGGTGCCGGTGAAGATCGACGCGAAGGCGCGCATGCATATCATCGACACCTCAACGGGCGGCTGTCAGCCGATCTTTGAGGCGAATGTGATTGGGCATCCCGAGTTTCACCCCCGTGATTTCAGCTTATTGCACTATGCCGGAGCGTATCACAATCGCATGTGGGTGGTGCGTCGTGATGGCAGCGAGCATCGCCTGGTCTATCAGCGCGACATTGCCAAAAAAGAGTGGATGGTCCATGAAATTTGGAATCCGTTGCGACCCGAGTTATTGACGGTGAATTGGCCGCACGGAATCGTGGGGGTGGATATCAACGACGGTACCGTGCGCCGGGTCAGTGACTTCCCAGGGTGGCATTTGTCGATTGACCGCGAAGGGCGTCGGATGGTCTGTGACACCACTTGGCCTGACCGGGGACTGCATCAACTTGATCCGCAAGTCCATTGTGATCTGCCGATCGTGATTTGCGAGAGTGCCTCGTCGAATGAGGGCAAGCATTGGGAGACGGATCATTGTCCTTACGATGACGGACCGGTCAAAGTGTATGCACCACAGCACACGCATCCACACCCCAACATTTCGCCCGACGGACGATTTGTCGTCTTCACCTCCGACCGCAGTGGGCATGCCCAGGTCTATGAAGTGGCACTGACGCCATCTGATCTTGTGGGAACTTCACAATGAGTGACACGACGTTACCGGAAGAGCTCTCACGATCGGGGCGCATCTGCGTTTTGATTGCGGCATTCAGTGGACTCGTATTTGACGGATTTGAACTCGGTCTGATGCCGGTTGCATCACAATCCGTCACCGCGAGTCTTGTCGGTAGTGCGTTCACGAAAACTTTGGGCGGAAACTGGTTTGCCTGGTACATGGCATCGCTGATGCTGGGGGCCGCGATCGGTGGCATTGTCCTGGGGTCATTAGGAGATCGAGTTGGCCGCACGCGGGCGATGGGAATCTCGATTCTGTTTTATTCACTGTTCGCTGGAATGGGCGGTTGGGTGACCACTCAGGAACAGATGCTGGTGCTGCGGTTTCTCGTGGGGCTTGGCGTTGGCGGGATGTGGCCCAACGGTGTGGCGCTTGTCGCCGAATGCTGGCCCAATACTTCTCGTCCGCTGGTGTCTGGGATTCTGGGTGCAGGAATCAACGTCGGCATCCTGTTCCTGTCGCAGTTGACACGGATCTGGCCCGTGACGGCCGATTCGTGGCGTTGGATCTTTCAGTTGTCGGCATTGCCTGCCCTCTTGGGGGTTGTGGTGCTGATCGCATTGCCGGAATCGCCGAAGTGGCTGGCGACGCGGGGACCTTCGAAGAAGTCGAATGTTCCTTGGCGTGAGTTCACACGTCCGCCGCTATCGCAGGCGCTTTTCGTCGGGATTCTCTTGAGTTCGATTCCGCTTATCGGAGCATGGGCTGGCAGCAAATGGATGATTCCCTGGGCGGAAGAAGTCGCAGGGAAAGTTCAGACCGGTTACAAGTCGATCACACAAGGTTGGTGGGCACTGGGCGCAACGCTGGGAAGCTTTTCAGGGGCGCAGATCGCGGGATTGCTGGGGCGACAACGTTCTTATTTCCTGATCAGCCTGGGGACGACCATTTTGACGATCGCTCTGTTTCAGTGGACCGCACCCCTTGAGCCCTCATTCCTGCCGATCGTGTTCGCTCAGGGGTTTGTTTCGACCTTGTTTTTCGGCTGGCTGCCGCTGTACTTGCCCGAGCTATTCCCGACTGCCGTTCGAGCCACTGGCACTGGTGTCGCTATGAATACGGGGCGTTTTGTCACGGCGGGCGGCGTCCTTCTCGCGGGAACATTGTTCGTGCTGCTGGGAGGCAAGTACCCGGCAGTAGGAACGGTCGTGGGGCTGTT from Schlesneria paludicola DSM 18645 carries:
- a CDS encoding MFS transporter yields the protein MSDTTLPEELSRSGRICVLIAAFSGLVFDGFELGLMPVASQSVTASLVGSAFTKTLGGNWFAWYMASLMLGAAIGGIVLGSLGDRVGRTRAMGISILFYSLFAGMGGWVTTQEQMLVLRFLVGLGVGGMWPNGVALVAECWPNTSRPLVSGILGAGINVGILFLSQLTRIWPVTADSWRWIFQLSALPALLGVVVLIALPESPKWLATRGPSKKSNVPWREFTRPPLSQALFVGILLSSIPLIGAWAGSKWMIPWAEEVAGKVQTGYKSITQGWWALGATLGSFSGAQIAGLLGRQRSYFLISLGTTILTIALFQWTAPLEPSFLPIVFAQGFVSTLFFGWLPLYLPELFPTAVRATGTGVAMNTGRFVTAGGVLLAGTLFVLLGGKYPAVGTVVGLFYGLGMITIWFAPETAGRSLDSK
- a CDS encoding oligogalacturonate lyase family protein, coding for MPSPLDDTGNPVSVGNAHSDVLGKQPTAPARTGNKGRIWPTESLIHRDRLTGTSVRQVTTHPSIHHHPFVYIPAFDDAMQWIVFVSHRTGRPQLFVEERSTGRLIQLTDRDDLNEWSIHPSHDGRFVYFTAGCGAWRININTFEEECLVHFGNVPMIPPGMVADAMGTTTLSGDDRWWAVPVKIDAKARMHIIDTSTGGCQPIFEANVIGHPEFHPRDFSLLHYAGAYHNRMWVVRRDGSEHRLVYQRDIAKKEWMVHEIWNPLRPELLTVNWPHGIVGVDINDGTVRRVSDFPGWHLSIDREGRRMVCDTTWPDRGLHQLDPQVHCDLPIVICESASSNEGKHWETDHCPYDDGPVKVYAPQHTHPHPNISPDGRFVVFTSDRSGHAQVYEVALTPSDLVGTSQ